One window of Chamaesiphon minutus PCC 6605 genomic DNA carries:
- a CDS encoding hemerythrin domain-containing protein — protein MSIALDDSKRTAIACKLAGMKEVQNLLISNEEKLISACDDQEIRDRFGKMLDDDRKNLGILDTVMVQYGVMSEPKETITEMVKQIEELMAGSELTVYEKAAQHELLKHQQFMAGVLVHKAGQVVGADVEAAIAPLNTINFENRAHQEQLKGVLELLGVRELTGQEADQGLWARVQDSIAAFSGIVGSAVTQTSDKSDMNIEDIIRADHNKVNMLFMQIDNTNDPQKIEEYFGQIYKDLSAHSAAEEEVVYPAVRPFYGDTQELYDEQAEMKQMLEEIKAMSPSDGSFKAKVETLKKAVVEHVGQEESEMFAAIRNNCSDDQCEQMATQFKTAKAKIQEQAMARSN, from the coding sequence ATGTCTATCGCTCTTGATGATTCAAAACGTACAGCGATCGCCTGTAAACTAGCTGGGATGAAAGAAGTTCAAAACCTGCTAATTTCTAACGAAGAGAAGCTAATCTCGGCTTGTGACGACCAGGAAATCCGCGATCGGTTTGGCAAGATGTTAGATGACGATCGCAAAAATCTCGGTATTTTAGATACTGTAATGGTTCAGTATGGGGTCATGAGCGAACCCAAAGAAACAATTACAGAAATGGTTAAACAAATTGAAGAGCTGATGGCAGGTTCCGAGCTGACTGTCTACGAAAAAGCAGCTCAACACGAACTACTAAAGCATCAGCAATTCATGGCTGGAGTTTTGGTACATAAGGCAGGACAAGTAGTTGGTGCTGATGTCGAAGCTGCTATTGCACCTTTGAATACCATTAACTTTGAAAATCGCGCTCATCAAGAACAACTCAAGGGCGTACTCGAATTATTAGGCGTTCGCGAACTCACCGGACAAGAAGCAGACCAAGGTTTGTGGGCGCGCGTTCAAGATTCGATCGCGGCATTCTCTGGAATCGTCGGTAGTGCGGTAACTCAAACTAGTGACAAATCTGACATGAATATTGAAGATATAATTCGTGCGGATCACAACAAAGTGAACATGCTATTCATGCAAATTGACAATACCAACGATCCTCAGAAAATCGAAGAATACTTCGGTCAAATCTACAAAGATTTATCCGCACATTCTGCCGCAGAAGAGGAAGTTGTCTATCCAGCAGTCCGTCCGTTCTATGGCGATACCCAAGAACTATATGACGAGCAGGCAGAAATGAAGCAAATGTTAGAAGAAATCAAAGCGATGAGTCCTTCTGACGGCAGTTTCAAAGCCAAGGTCGAAACACTGAAAAAAGCAGTAGTCGAGCATGTTGGCCAAGAAGAAAGCGAAATGTTTGCAGCGATTCGCAACAACTGTAGCGATGACCAGTGCGAACAAATGGCTACTCAGTTCAAAACTGCAAAAGCCAAGATTCAAGAGCAGGCAATGGCTCGCTCCAACTAA
- a CDS encoding M61 family metallopeptidase, producing the protein MTQAVETITPVTPIYVPKLAYQIAMSQPQTHLFEVKLIVSNWHGELLDIKMPAWTPGSYLVREYVRHLQDFSALTSDGQKLNVVKAAKNHWQIQPGGSSEIIINYRIFANELTVRTNHLDATHGYFNPAALCFYIPGYEYCPIEIKIIPARPDWQITTPLPEISPQTFLANDFDTLVDSPFEIGYQQIYDFTVLDKSHQLVVWGEGNLDPQIAIADIKKIVEVEAKIFGGLPYEHYIFLLHLSPSGGGGLEHKNCCSLLYPRFGFKGSEKHNRFMQLVAHEFFHLWNVKRIRPAALEKFDYEGENYTPSLWFSEGTTSYYDLIIPRRAGIYDEQEFLAELSKEITRYQTTPGRLVQPLSESSFDAWIKLYRPDANSSNSQMSYYLKGEMVTLLLDLLIRDRTDGAKSFDDVLVAMWEQFGKAEIGFTETQLKNIIESVAERDLTDFYDRYIHGIEELPFNDYLNPFGLELKSDEVTVPYLGITVNSDRGKETIKSVAANSPAYLAGVDPGDELLAIDGFKVTAEKLVDRLKLYQEGQQINLTIFHGDRLMTLPIVLAKPQPQKYHLQGLGNTVDRQRQLFKDWVSHR; encoded by the coding sequence ATGACTCAAGCTGTAGAAACTATAACCCCGGTGACGCCGATTTATGTGCCAAAACTGGCTTATCAAATTGCGATGTCTCAGCCACAAACTCATTTGTTTGAGGTGAAGTTGATAGTTAGTAATTGGCATGGCGAGCTACTAGATATCAAAATGCCAGCCTGGACTCCAGGTTCGTATTTGGTGCGAGAATATGTCCGACACTTACAAGATTTTAGTGCATTAACAAGCGATGGGCAAAAATTAAATGTCGTCAAAGCTGCTAAAAATCATTGGCAAATCCAGCCAGGTGGTAGTAGCGAAATAATCATTAACTATCGGATATTTGCGAACGAATTAACCGTGCGGACGAATCATTTGGATGCCACCCATGGCTATTTTAATCCAGCCGCATTATGTTTTTATATTCCCGGATATGAATACTGTCCGATCGAGATTAAGATTATTCCCGCTCGTCCCGATTGGCAAATTACCACACCATTACCCGAAATTAGCCCGCAAACTTTCCTGGCAAACGATTTTGATACTTTAGTCGATAGCCCATTTGAAATTGGTTATCAGCAGATTTACGACTTTACCGTACTAGATAAATCTCATCAACTAGTCGTTTGGGGTGAAGGTAATCTCGATCCGCAAATCGCGATCGCAGATATTAAGAAAATCGTAGAAGTCGAAGCAAAAATATTTGGTGGATTGCCATACGAACACTATATTTTCTTGCTGCATCTGTCGCCAAGTGGCGGTGGCGGATTAGAGCACAAAAATTGTTGCTCGCTTTTGTATCCCCGCTTTGGATTTAAAGGGAGCGAGAAACACAATCGCTTTATGCAGTTAGTCGCGCACGAATTTTTCCATCTCTGGAATGTCAAACGCATTCGTCCGGCTGCGCTCGAAAAATTTGATTATGAAGGCGAAAATTATACACCATCGCTATGGTTTAGCGAAGGTACGACTAGTTATTACGATCTGATAATTCCCCGACGCGCAGGAATTTATGACGAGCAAGAATTTTTAGCCGAACTGAGTAAAGAGATTACCCGTTACCAAACGACACCAGGACGATTGGTGCAACCATTGAGCGAGTCGAGTTTTGATGCGTGGATTAAATTATATCGCCCGGATGCGAATAGTTCTAATTCTCAAATGTCTTACTATCTCAAAGGTGAGATGGTAACATTATTACTAGATTTACTCATTCGCGATCGCACTGATGGTGCAAAATCTTTTGACGATGTTTTAGTTGCCATGTGGGAACAGTTTGGCAAAGCCGAAATTGGTTTTACCGAGACACAATTAAAAAATATTATCGAATCAGTCGCCGAGCGAGATCTTACAGATTTTTACGATCGATATATTCATGGTATCGAAGAATTGCCATTTAATGATTACTTAAATCCGTTCGGATTGGAGTTGAAATCTGATGAAGTCACTGTTCCATATTTGGGGATAACTGTCAATAGCGATCGCGGGAAAGAGACAATTAAATCGGTAGCTGCCAATTCGCCCGCATATTTAGCTGGAGTCGATCCTGGCGATGAATTACTCGCGATTGATGGTTTTAAAGTAACTGCTGAAAAGCTTGTCGATCGACTGAAATTATATCAAGAAGGACAACAAATTAATCTGACTATTTTTCATGGCGATCGATTGATGACACTTCCGATCGTCCTAGCAAAGCCTCAACCTCAAAAATATCACTTGCAGGGATTGGGAAATACTGTAGATCGACAACGGCAATTATTTAAAGATTGGGTAAGTCATCGATAG
- a CDS encoding CBS domain-containing protein, producing the protein MDLILCHTTADFDTLGAAVGLARLLPGSRIVLTGGAHPTVRDFLALYRDEYPLLERRSVVPAAIRSVSLVDAQQRDRVGKAAEWLELPDLKEIVVYDHHLGQVSDIPATRAEIEPVGATTTLIVERLQRANIVLTIAEATVMALGIHVDTGSLTFEMSTPRDALALGWLMQHGADLAVVSEYVEPGLSPQLQSLLQVTLKEMQSASVGGKKIGWVRLATEQFVPGLSSLVSQIQNIDSELSVVVLAHEVLASDGDNRVTIIGRSQIPEVDLRVLFSSIGGGGHAGAASASLRAIDIKTTLDRLMAAILAAIPQPLTARDLMSAPIRTLRPDTTIAEAQRILLRYGHSGLPIVAAPPQEQLVGIISRRDLDIALHHGFSHAPVKGYMTNQVRTIAPDTTLPEIEALMVTYDIGRLPVLADGKLVGIVTRTDVLRSHQHHQMQSNATKPAPPDLAPLQGGAGGGFRQISPPSNLHQLQTQLVPQQWELLMKAAQFAQQWGWHLYLIGGAVRDLLLSETGSLLIKDIDLVVDGFHQAADVSAGVKLATALQEFYPAARLDVHGAFQTAALLWHDDPEFDSLGIDIATARTEFYPYPAANPEVEASSIRQDLYRRDFTINAMALRLTAATTPPLLDFFGGVGDLQNQLVRVLHPNSFIEDPTRIFRGVRFAIRLGFQLETQTADYIRYAISSGVYDRTAQANPKTPALQTRLKTELKYLLQAPYWRSALELLSDLGALHCIHSTLKLEPELVRQLELLERCLRRFDAPRQLYHSQPQLIHWQLRLETIIATLAPAFRQPVAKNLQLPEDTIERLANLDRSQTQILSSLPTFDRVSQVVQLLKQFDLPMLILIAVQCRDKTIRRQIWRYLIVWAHIQPPLNGNDLRRLGYKPGPQYRQILANLLAATLDGVVIDRASAEAFLQRDN; encoded by the coding sequence ATGGATTTAATTTTGTGCCATACTACGGCAGACTTTGACACATTAGGGGCAGCGGTGGGGTTGGCGCGATTATTGCCTGGAAGTAGGATCGTGCTGACTGGTGGCGCGCATCCGACGGTGAGGGATTTTTTGGCACTATATCGGGATGAGTATCCTCTGCTGGAGCGGCGTTCGGTGGTACCAGCGGCGATCCGCTCGGTGAGTCTTGTCGATGCTCAACAACGCGATCGCGTGGGCAAGGCGGCGGAATGGTTGGAGTTGCCCGATTTGAAGGAGATTGTAGTTTACGACCACCATTTGGGGCAAGTATCCGATATTCCGGCGACGCGGGCGGAGATCGAGCCTGTGGGGGCGACGACGACGTTAATTGTCGAGCGATTGCAACGGGCAAATATCGTGCTGACGATTGCGGAAGCGACGGTGATGGCTTTGGGCATTCATGTGGATACTGGTTCGCTGACGTTTGAAATGAGTACGCCACGGGATGCGCTGGCGTTGGGTTGGTTGATGCAGCACGGGGCAGATTTAGCGGTAGTCAGTGAGTACGTGGAGCCAGGATTGTCGCCGCAGTTGCAATCATTATTGCAGGTGACTCTCAAGGAGATGCAGTCTGCCTCAGTAGGCGGGAAAAAGATTGGCTGGGTGCGGCTGGCAACCGAACAATTCGTACCGGGATTGTCTAGTCTGGTATCTCAGATCCAAAACATCGACTCGGAACTGAGTGTCGTGGTGCTAGCTCATGAAGTTTTAGCCTCAGACGGTGACAATCGGGTGACGATTATCGGTCGATCGCAAATTCCCGAAGTGGATCTGCGGGTATTATTTAGTTCTATCGGCGGCGGCGGACACGCTGGAGCCGCTTCGGCAAGCCTACGGGCTATAGACATCAAAACGACACTCGATCGACTGATGGCGGCGATTTTAGCAGCAATTCCGCAGCCGCTGACAGCGAGAGATCTGATGTCTGCACCGATTCGCACGCTCCGCCCCGATACAACAATTGCTGAGGCACAACGGATTTTACTTCGTTATGGGCACTCTGGTTTACCGATCGTCGCTGCGCCACCACAAGAGCAATTAGTCGGCATTATTTCCCGTCGCGATCTCGATATTGCCTTACATCATGGTTTCAGTCATGCCCCAGTCAAAGGCTACATGACGAATCAGGTACGCACGATCGCGCCCGATACCACCCTGCCAGAAATAGAAGCCTTGATGGTAACTTACGACATCGGCAGATTGCCAGTGCTAGCCGATGGCAAGTTGGTAGGCATTGTTACCCGTACCGATGTCTTGCGATCTCATCAACACCATCAGATGCAATCCAACGCCACTAAACCAGCCCCACCCGATCTTGCTCCCCTCCAAGGAGGGGCTGGGGGTGGGTTCCGGCAAATCTCCCCCCCATCAAATCTCCACCAACTCCAAACCCAGCTCGTACCGCAACAATGGGAATTGTTGATGAAAGCTGCCCAATTTGCCCAGCAGTGGGGCTGGCATCTCTATCTCATCGGCGGTGCCGTGCGCGATTTATTATTATCTGAAACAGGAAGTTTATTAATTAAAGATATCGACTTGGTAGTCGATGGCTTCCACCAAGCCGCTGATGTCAGCGCGGGGGTGAAACTTGCCACCGCACTTCAGGAATTTTACCCAGCGGCGCGGTTAGATGTTCACGGCGCATTTCAGACTGCGGCATTATTATGGCATGACGATCCTGAATTTGACTCATTAGGCATCGATATTGCCACTGCACGCACGGAATTTTATCCTTATCCCGCCGCAAATCCCGAAGTTGAAGCGAGTTCGATTCGGCAAGATTTGTACCGTCGCGACTTTACGATTAATGCGATGGCATTGCGACTGACAGCAGCGACAACGCCACCATTACTAGATTTTTTTGGTGGCGTCGGCGATTTACAAAACCAACTAGTGCGAGTTTTACATCCCAATAGTTTTATCGAAGATCCGACGCGGATTTTTCGAGGAGTAAGATTTGCAATTCGCTTGGGGTTTCAGCTCGAAACTCAAACCGCCGATTATATTCGGTATGCCATTAGTAGCGGTGTTTACGATCGCACCGCCCAAGCAAATCCCAAAACTCCCGCTCTCCAAACTCGACTCAAAACCGAATTAAAATATCTTCTCCAAGCACCTTACTGGCGATCGGCTCTAGAGTTATTATCTGACTTGGGTGCGTTGCATTGCATTCATTCGACGCTGAAATTAGAACCAGAATTAGTCCGCCAACTTGAGTTATTAGAACGGTGTTTGCGCAGGTTCGACGCTCCACGGCAGCTCTACCACAGTCAGCCACAACTCATTCACTGGCAACTACGATTAGAAACAATCATTGCTACTCTAGCACCAGCATTTCGACAGCCAGTCGCTAAAAATCTTCAATTACCTGAAGATACGATCGAGCGGTTAGCGAATTTAGATCGATCTCAAACGCAAATCTTGTCCTCATTACCAACATTCGATCGAGTCAGTCAAGTGGTGCAATTATTAAAACAATTCGATTTACCAATGCTGATTTTAATTGCCGTGCAGTGTCGCGACAAAACTATTCGTCGTCAAATTTGGCGATATTTGATAGTGTGGGCACACATTCAACCACCATTAAATGGTAACGATCTGCGTCGATTGGGTTACAAACCAGGCCCCCAATATCGCCAAATATTAGCTAATTTACTAGCAGCAACTTTGGATGGAGTAGTTATCGATCGAGCTAGTGCTGAAGCATTTCTTCAAAGGGATAATTAA
- a CDS encoding EamA family transporter: MWIQYALFSSFLWAIVHVLDEHCVDNIFSKPWLGVVTSSGISAGIFLLLPLLNIPIVIPHWDLLALCLTTGAIIQLSQYFYFRALDGSDSGTVSAYWNLTPIFLVIISYWLFGYFITGNNYIGIALLIIASIGLCSIDNFSGRWHTLYLMSVASGLLTIVMTIEKYIFDRTDFFGAFLSITAGMIISGLACLAIPAVRSTLVRDFSKIEQALPIFFAIELLNLAALYTGQLAVKLGVPVLVSAIEASTPAYAFGLSLLIAIFRRRLDSPTERLHQRETNRKLPLKWGFVSLMIMGVWLLGATG; encoded by the coding sequence ATGTGGATTCAATACGCTTTATTCAGCTCATTTTTATGGGCGATCGTGCATGTTCTCGACGAACATTGTGTAGATAATATTTTTAGTAAGCCGTGGTTGGGAGTTGTTACCAGTTCTGGTATTTCGGCTGGAATCTTCTTACTGTTGCCGCTATTAAATATCCCGATCGTCATTCCCCATTGGGATTTACTCGCACTCTGTTTGACGACTGGAGCAATTATTCAGCTCAGTCAATATTTCTATTTTCGAGCATTAGATGGCAGTGATTCTGGGACGGTATCAGCATACTGGAACCTGACGCCAATTTTTTTAGTTATTATTAGTTATTGGCTATTTGGATATTTTATTACGGGCAATAACTATATCGGTATTGCCTTGCTAATAATTGCCTCGATCGGGTTATGTTCGATCGATAATTTTAGCGGTCGATGGCATACGCTTTATCTAATGTCGGTCGCTTCTGGATTACTGACAATTGTGATGACGATCGAAAAATATATCTTCGATCGCACTGACTTTTTTGGAGCTTTCTTAAGTATCACCGCTGGGATGATTATCAGTGGATTAGCTTGCTTGGCAATACCAGCAGTACGCTCGACTCTAGTTCGAGACTTCTCCAAGATCGAGCAGGCTCTACCCATATTTTTCGCGATCGAGTTACTAAATTTAGCCGCTCTATATACGGGACAACTTGCCGTAAAATTAGGGGTGCCAGTATTAGTTTCGGCGATCGAGGCTTCTACGCCTGCTTATGCGTTTGGATTGTCTCTATTAATTGCCATCTTTCGACGACGGCTCGATTCTCCTACAGAGAGGCTGCACCAACGAGAAACCAATCGTAAGTTACCGCTGAAATGGGGTTTTGTCAGTTTGATGATAATGGGTGTCTGGTTGCTCGGCGCAACTGGATAA
- the petD gene encoding cytochrome b6-f complex subunit IV, translated as MSTLKKPDLSDPALRAKLAQGMGHNYYGEPAWPNDLLYIFPVVIFGTIGCCTALAILDPALVGEPANPFATPLEILPEWYLWPVFQLLRVLPNKLLGIACMAGVPLGLLVIPFLENVNKFQNPFRRPVAMAVFLFGTVFTIYLGIGATMPIDKSLTLGLF; from the coding sequence ATGTCAACTCTCAAAAAACCGGATCTCTCCGATCCAGCTCTTAGAGCAAAACTAGCTCAAGGTATGGGTCATAACTATTACGGCGAACCAGCTTGGCCGAATGACCTACTTTACATCTTCCCTGTCGTGATCTTCGGTACGATCGGTTGCTGTACAGCTTTAGCCATTCTCGACCCCGCTCTAGTTGGCGAACCTGCAAATCCCTTTGCTACGCCGCTAGAAATCTTGCCTGAGTGGTATTTGTGGCCTGTATTCCAACTCTTGCGCGTATTGCCTAACAAACTCTTAGGAATCGCTTGCATGGCTGGCGTTCCCTTAGGTCTGTTGGTAATTCCCTTCTTGGAAAACGTCAACAAGTTCCAAAACCCTTTCCGTCGTCCCGTCGCGATGGCAGTATTCCTCTTCGGTACTGTCTTCACTATCTATTTGGGTATCGGTGCAACTATGCCGATCGATAAATCTTTGACTTTAGGTCTATTCTAA
- the ctpA gene encoding carboxyl-terminal processing protease CtpA, translated as MVRASFWFGWILSLQMALFWLWGVPSAAAFTPEQQLVLQAWRTINQAYYDNSFNHQNWWEVRDRTLKQQIPNEEAAYTTITKMIATLDEPFTRLLRPEQYRSLQVNTAGELSGVGLQIGVKAGSDAIEVIAPIAGSPAAQAGILPHDIIVQIDATPTSELTLDTAAVKMRGATGTNVSLMVQTADNSPREVILVRQKIELNPVTAELHTENGRKIGYLRLAQFSAKAAQELADKIDRFKQQGVVGYVLDLRNNPGGLVQSGVEIARQWLNEGTIVYTVDRRGAIDAIDATGTALTDAPLAILVNEGTASASEILAGALQDNGRATLVGTKTFGKGLIQSLFDLPNGSGLAITVAKYETPNHHDIHKLGITPDRVIPTPPISIAAAATDKDTQYLAAVKELGVGS; from the coding sequence ATCGTGAGAGCTAGTTTTTGGTTTGGTTGGATCTTGAGTCTGCAAATGGCTCTATTTTGGCTCTGGGGTGTCCCTTCAGCCGCTGCATTTACACCAGAGCAACAATTAGTGTTGCAAGCTTGGCGGACAATTAATCAGGCTTATTACGATAACAGCTTCAATCATCAAAATTGGTGGGAGGTACGCGATCGCACCCTCAAGCAGCAAATTCCGAACGAGGAAGCCGCTTATACAACCATTACCAAGATGATTGCGACTTTGGACGAACCCTTTACACGGTTGTTGCGCCCGGAGCAATATCGATCGCTCCAAGTGAATACTGCCGGAGAATTGTCTGGAGTGGGCTTACAAATCGGCGTGAAGGCAGGTAGCGACGCGATCGAAGTAATTGCCCCAATCGCTGGTTCCCCAGCCGCACAAGCGGGAATTTTGCCCCACGACATCATCGTTCAGATCGATGCTACTCCCACATCCGAACTAACGCTCGATACTGCGGCTGTCAAAATGCGCGGTGCGACGGGTACAAATGTCAGTCTGATGGTGCAAACAGCCGACAATTCGCCGCGCGAGGTAATTTTAGTCCGTCAAAAAATCGAACTCAATCCCGTGACCGCCGAGCTACATACCGAAAACGGTCGCAAAATTGGCTATCTGCGCCTAGCACAATTTAGTGCTAAAGCCGCGCAAGAATTAGCCGATAAGATCGATCGCTTCAAACAACAAGGCGTCGTTGGCTACGTGCTAGATTTACGCAACAATCCCGGTGGATTGGTGCAATCTGGCGTCGAAATTGCCCGTCAATGGCTCAACGAAGGAACGATCGTCTACACTGTCGATAGACGCGGCGCGATCGATGCGATCGATGCGACAGGTACCGCCCTGACCGATGCTCCACTGGCTATACTAGTAAATGAAGGTACTGCCAGTGCCAGCGAAATTCTTGCTGGAGCCTTACAAGATAACGGACGCGCTACCCTCGTCGGTACAAAGACATTTGGCAAAGGTTTGATCCAATCTCTATTCGATCTCCCCAATGGTAGTGGCTTAGCCATTACCGTTGCTAAATACGAAACTCCCAACCATCACGATATCCACAAATTAGGCATTACACCCGATCGAGTCATCCCGACGCCCCCCATTTCGATCGCAGCCGCAGCTACAGATAAAGATACTCAGTATCTCGCAGCCGTGAAGGAGTTAGGAGTTGGGAGCTAA
- the petB gene encoding cytochrome b6, translating to MFTKQVTNSKTYQWFDERLEIQAISDDIASKYVPPHVNIFYCLGGITLVCFVIQFATGFAMTFYYSPTVADAFNSVQKIMTEVNFGWLIRSIHRWSASMMVLMMILHSFRVYLTGGFKNPRELTWITGVILAVLTVSFGVTGYSLPWDQIGYWAVKIVSGVPEAIPVVGVAMADLLRGGSSVGQATLTRYYSLHTFVLPWLIAVFMLLHFIMIRKQGISGPL from the coding sequence ATGTTTACCAAGCAAGTCACAAATAGTAAAACCTACCAATGGTTTGACGAACGTCTCGAAATCCAAGCAATCTCTGATGATATTGCTAGTAAGTACGTTCCACCCCATGTCAATATCTTCTACTGTCTTGGTGGGATCACCCTAGTATGCTTCGTAATCCAGTTTGCAACTGGGTTTGCGATGACTTTCTACTATTCGCCAACTGTAGCTGATGCCTTCAACTCGGTTCAAAAAATCATGACGGAAGTCAATTTTGGTTGGCTGATTCGTTCCATCCACCGCTGGAGTGCCAGCATGATGGTATTGATGATGATCCTCCACTCCTTCCGCGTGTATCTCACTGGTGGATTCAAAAATCCTCGCGAACTCACCTGGATTACTGGCGTAATTTTGGCAGTTCTAACTGTTAGTTTCGGCGTAACTGGTTATTCTCTACCTTGGGATCAGATCGGCTACTGGGCAGTCAAAATCGTCTCTGGCGTACCCGAAGCAATTCCGGTAGTTGGTGTAGCGATGGCTGACCTTCTCCGTGGCGGTTCTAGCGTCGGTCAAGCAACTTTGACTCGTTACTACAGTTTACATACTTTTGTACTGCCTTGGTTGATTGCGGTATTCATGCTGTTACATTTCATCATGATTCGCAAACAAGGGATCTCTGGACCTTTGTAA
- a CDS encoding DUF2834 domain-containing protein, with product MSTSTNISTTRSFNSLKTLYLILAIAGSIAPWYWLLQEPAALLSPTLFLQRTFANNITTALASDLLISASGFFIFASIELKRLGSTALGVLLYVGLTFGIGLSCSLPLFLYRRELILERNTVSKY from the coding sequence ATGTCAACGTCAACGAATATCTCGACAACACGCTCATTCAACTCCCTCAAAACACTTTATCTAATTCTGGCGATCGCGGGATCGATTGCACCCTGGTATTGGTTGCTACAAGAGCCAGCAGCACTATTGTCGCCAACATTATTTTTACAACGCACGTTTGCAAATAATATTACAACTGCTTTGGCGAGCGATCTGCTCATTAGTGCCAGCGGCTTCTTTATTTTTGCCTCGATCGAACTCAAACGCTTAGGGTCTACTGCTTTGGGAGTTTTACTGTATGTCGGACTGACATTTGGCATCGGGCTTTCTTGCTCTCTACCGTTGTTTCTATATCGTCGAGAACTAATTCTAGAGCGAAATACAGTCAGCAAGTATTAA
- a CDS encoding helix-turn-helix domain-containing protein yields the protein MQDVRDEVIGANLCLPICNPQSAILNPQFPCLAMPQQLTALDDRINSFGMLLKQWRDRRNFSQLDLALSSEVSQRHISFLESGRAKPSQEMVLQLATVLEIPLRQQNLLLSAAGYAPIHTETDLSAPETIQVRKALDLILDRHDPYPAFAIDRYWNLLLTNQGATRLLGAFIAPERLHGIFYADGKINILRVMFHSQGLRPFIVNWESIASHALQRLHRETLLERDSDSSMTLLNELISDPDIERIWQTERRSTAQHALLLSLHLRRDDLELKFFSTIATLGTPYDITLQELRLECLFPADEATERNWPRITNVR from the coding sequence TTGCAGGATGTACGGGATGAGGTTATCGGTGCTAACCTGTGTCTTCCAATCTGCAATCCGCAATCCGCAATCCTCAATCCTCAATTCCCCTGTCTTGCCATGCCACAACAGCTAACTGCGCTCGACGATCGAATAAACTCATTTGGAATGCTACTCAAACAATGGCGAGATCGACGCAATTTCAGCCAGCTCGATCTCGCGCTCTCTAGCGAAGTCTCCCAACGTCACATCAGTTTTCTCGAATCGGGACGCGCTAAACCCAGTCAGGAGATGGTATTGCAATTGGCAACCGTCTTAGAGATTCCGCTTAGACAGCAAAATCTGCTGTTATCAGCCGCTGGATATGCGCCGATTCATACCGAGACGGATTTATCGGCTCCAGAGACGATCCAAGTGCGCAAAGCGCTCGATCTGATCCTAGATCGACACGATCCATATCCAGCATTTGCGATCGATCGATACTGGAATTTACTCCTGACAAATCAAGGTGCGACTCGATTGCTCGGTGCATTTATCGCTCCCGAACGACTGCACGGCATCTTTTATGCAGACGGCAAAATTAATATCCTGCGGGTGATGTTTCATTCGCAGGGGCTGCGTCCGTTTATTGTCAACTGGGAGAGCATTGCCAGTCACGCATTGCAACGACTGCACCGAGAAACTTTACTCGAACGGGACAGCGATTCTTCTATGACATTACTAAACGAACTTATCAGCGATCCAGATATCGAGCGAATCTGGCAAACTGAGCGGCGTAGCACTGCTCAACATGCCTTGCTATTGAGCCTTCATCTCCGGCGCGATGATTTGGAGTTAAAATTCTTCTCGACGATCGCGACATTAGGTACTCCGTATGACATTACGCTTCAGGAACTGCGGCTCGAATGTCTATTTCCCGCAGATGAGGCAACCGAACGCAATTGGCCACGAATAACTAACGTTAGATAA